TCAGGCTTGTCTGACTCTGCCATGAATCTGAGGTGACTGAAATTGTTAAATTTCCAACTTCCAGGAAGCCTTGTTCAGGTTATAAGTTAAAGGAGATGACAGGTAGTGGTATTTTTGCTGATGAAGAAAATGGTACGCTAGAAGTCAGTGGTGTCACTCCAACTTCAAGTAGCAAAACAGGACTGCGTATGTACCAGGTATATGCTAATTAAGAGTTTTTTTTGAGTGTGCAGAGCTCTGTTGTTCATAAGTTCATTGTTATATAGATTCTACATAAAATTATGTTTTGATCACTTGATTTTTCATTTCCTAATATTTGGTATTCTCAGCAAGCGGTTGCTGGGATCAGTCACATCTCATTTGGTGCTGAAGAGAGTGTTTCTCCCAAGAAGCCCACTACTCTGCCTGAGGTAGCAAAGCAGCGTGAGTTGAGTGGGACACTGGAAAGTGAGTCAGAGGCAAGGATTAAGAAGCAATTTTCTGATGCTAAGTGCAAGGAGCTCAGTGGACATGACATCTTTGCACCGCCTCCTGAAATTCTACCGCGGCCATTGCCTGCATGTTCATTGCATTTGAATGACAGCCAAGAGTTGGGAGAACCTGCACCTCGCAATGTTCGTACATCTGTAAAAGTTTCTAATGTGAGTAAACTGTGGGGGTGATGACATGAATGCTCTTgttctttgtgtgtgtgtgagagagcctcagcataatttattttaatacatGAATTGGGGAGGATTTTGCAAGATGCCTTGAGCTCCTGTCTTATATTGGGCATGTTGGAGGATATGCCAAAAAGAGATTTGTTGAGATTGTCCATGCATTTAAGTGTTATTAGATTAAACATGCTAAGAATGCTGGCGGTACCAACCAGCAACATTAGCTTTTAGGAGGGAATGTTTCTGGGAACCTTGGTCCTATATGCACGGCACATGGATTGGGCTGTGTTGAAGTCTGCATTTTATTCTAGCTCGACCTTTCTAGTGTgcacaacacccccccccccccctccttttttgTTTGCTTAGGCATTCATTTCCATGACTTATTCTCTATGAATTTAAAGATCCAACTGGTTTGATCTTGGTTTTGGTGATCCTACAGCCTGCTGGAGGTCAGAGCAGTATTGTGTCTAATGAAGAAGCTGCAACAAAAACTGCAAAGAAGATTTATGACAAGAAATTTGCTGAGTTGACAGGAAATGACATTTTTAAAGGAGATGTTGCTCCCACATCTGCTGAAAAGCCACTGAGCATTGCGAAGCTGCGGGAGATGAGTGGCAGCAACATATTTGCTGATGGGAAAGCAGAGTCTCGAGATTACTTGGGTGGAGTTCGCAAACCTCCTGGTGGTGTGAGCAGCattgctctggtttaataatataTGCTAGGTCTAACTCAGTTAATCTACATGGTATCTGGTTTTGTTTTTCTGGTAGTTGGGGTTATGGTTTTTGGATGATTTAACCTTGCATTGTTGGATTTAGCAAATATGCCTAGGTTTTAACATGTCCTACCAAAATTGTGTAGTGTTTGGCCACTTGGGTTGTGTTTCCATAATCTTGTGTGTTCAGGACATTATTTGATTAATGATTCATTGGGTTCAGTTTTGTTGCTTGGCATCATGCTAATAATCATTTTGAAGTGGTTTCATCCATCGTCAATCATCTAACTTGGCAGGGTTTGAATGCATTCAAAAATGGCTTCATGTAGTCTTATGGATTGAGTGGGTGCAacaatttttggaatgaaaaataaaatttggtaacattttgaataaaaattgaatcatttaattgatttttttttttgaaatatttgtgtTAGGAATTTAGCCCAAAtagaataataaattaaataaaatcaaagtaCCTCTGGCCCTTTTTAAGGAGAGTCAAACTTTATGTAATTTTCAGCTTAAATTGATGTAGCAAAACTCCTCAATTTGTCTTCTCTAGAATACAACTTGATTTGAACCGACTCTAATTTTGCACCAATAGAAGAgtccaaaaatttgaaaaaacaaCATTCTTTGGTTGTCAAACTTTTTAGACTCGAATGATAAGATAGTATGATGAGAATGAGATTGATATAATGTATTGATGTATTGGGGGTCTATTTATAGGTACAAATGACTCTTCATAATCCATCCACTTAATAAATACTAGCCACGAGCATGCACTATGTGCGTGCTTCAtggttctcaatttttaaaaaattttaaaaaattataaaaagaaaatattggaTAGTATAAGGACATTTTAGAAACTGAACGAAGAGGTTAAAGGAGAAGGAAAACTACTTCCCAATTTTTTAGGAATGGTTAAATGTGAATTATAAGGGCATTTTAAAAACTTAACAAAGTGGTTAAAAGGGAAGGAAAACTACtttccaattttttaaaaatggttAAACATAGATTGTGTTGTGTTTTTTACACTAATAACCttaattgtttattttttttaacaaatgaaaaaatattttacatgagGTTAATTTTGGATTTTAGAAAGATGGCACTAGCTAGGAAAATCCCCTCTATAGCAGTGCAGAAGATGTATATAAATTAAATAGTTACATATTTAAATTCAAGACACACTTAACATAATTAATACTATGAACAtatgaaatacatgaatgaatgatTCAATCAAGTATAGATACATACTCTACCCCAAGATGatatataaattaatatcatGTATGCATCATACATGTAAAGTGTTGAAGATAATTTAATAACCAAAGAGGATAATTATGTACATTGGGAGGTGTGTTTTGTATTGAACTTTCACTtagtaattaatattttttaatccaGAATCAGTTGTGTTGGGATTtgtgtgatctcaagaggggggagggtgaattggatatttaaaaacttttcggctaattaaaacatttcaattcatcacagttcatatctcattcaatattaaaaacgtgtatgtaaaatgattaagttatTAGTGCAGACATATATGTGTGCAgcttatctcatttaaattaaatgtgtgcatgcaaataaataTAGTAGTGAACAAGCAAGCATGCACATATGGAAATTTAGGTGCAGAAAATAGatgagaaaaggagagagaggcacacgatatttgttatcgaagtttggccaaaccagcctacttctccaccttaggcataccccccaaggattacactattcttactcacttaaacgggcggagcagaagccgttacaacctctccttatggggtgaggtaaaccccagctcaattaccaagTTAAGCCCAACTGGTCTCTTTTATGGGGCGGAGACATCTTTGTTCAATTTACGGATTGAatcgaactggtctcacttatggggctgaaactccccaattcaattaatgggcaaaacccaaccggtacattaaaaataattttttatacaaaatatatgcttctaaatacaagtagagatgtacaattTTAAGCTCAATACaagcactctaatatgatatgcaataatactcagtagagaaagggtgttttctcaaaacaatattttcaatttttgagaaatgatgtgCATGATAAAATATTCAAAGATGTGACCCTatgaaaattttctcccaaaaatatatttcaatacaagTAAATGAGAGCCTAGGGTTTGCTCTTCAAAAAGTTTTTGCACAAttaaaatatatgtgtatatatatatatatatatatatatatatatgataaatacattctccaataaagatttttgcaaataaaaatgttaaaagaaTCTGGGATTTTAAGCTAAAAAATATATGTACaataaatacaattaaaaacaaatgtccaaacaaaatactcttcaaaaaatatttcaaataatgtaataaagagagttggagagtatgaaaaatttaaccccaaaatgatttttaaaataaaggagTATATGGGGGAACTTTGAATAAGTAAAAAATCAGAGAGAAAaagtttgctaatcaaagttattaatctaagcaaatgaaggggtatttatattttttctaaaaaagtgactgttagggacacactcaatatttttaaaaatgtttatcTAAAAAATAAGTGTGTTTAAGACTGAAAAAATAacccaactcgagaggttcggttgcctaGTCCTTAGGGCCGGTCACCCGAACAAACACAAAACCTATATTGGGTTCGGGTGACTATGGGTGAGTTTGATTCACTGAagccaaggcgatttcccaaaccttcgtaggtttgggtgCCTGGTTCATTGGTTCGGTTTGCCGTGCCTCACAATTGGGTCGCCTGagatgattttgaactataagttcgggcgGCCAGGGACAGTGGAACAGTTAATGACCagtgttgacctagttggtcatatcccattttgataatgataaatacatttagtactgatgtttgcactaagacttgcatgcaggttcactctacacatggaattgaaaagaatgctatatcatgatggTGAATGGTGATATTAaagaagactgaagaatattgtaccttatttgtaattttattttttaaattcttcatTCTAGGTTGTAATTAATTATGAACTATAACActatatgacttgtaataatctgcatcatgcatggtaggaaaatatgctcagaatgaccttagatagaccttaggttcccacacttagtgcacaaagccCCACTATACTTTACATGTTATCAGGggtcaaattaaaatcaaagattgaaccttaggttaaaatcatgaggcttcgggcgaccaaacctgaCAAGTCAAattgcttcggtcgaccgaaccgtggattGGTCAAAAAGTTTACCaggattcgggtgaccgaactcaaaATGACTTGAGGTCCATGGTCAATTGAACTTGTACCTTATACTTTTCCATCATCCCCGGGCGCCCGAACATACATTTCATTTTATCCTCGGgcgaccgaccttggcagtttgGTAAGCTGAACTATGGTTTAGAAGACTTTGGATAGAATGGAAATCGCATTTGGTCAACAAATCGAACCTAAATTTAGGCATCGAAACTTGAAAAATTACTTTTTCTATTATAtctgttcaggcaaccgaaccaagGGATAGGcgcccgaaactctcgagttgttttaatttttacttcagttaattagggtaaatcagggttaatttcttaaactcatttaaaatatttttaataattctttGTGTGTCCCTAACAATCATAATTTTAACCctctctatatatatgagttcatttgcaaaaattaagagagattagcatatcaattagccaaaaatcctcaatattttcaagatcatatttttcatactactaagcccatacactctcTGTTTGTCATTTCTTTGATAAATCCAACTTTCTAAGAGTGTTCTAAAGTGGTTCTTGTTGCTTAAACTCTCATTATTCTAGATTGATTGAGTATTTTTATAGAGAGTGGTTGCTAGGATTTCCCCCCGATTTAATCATTAAATCTTTGTGTGGAAAAATCCTTGtagctagtgggtctttgcatcttggttgcaagactcatcaagcttgtgtgtttttgacctacaaaaatattttttcacaagcttacatttttcaaatatctcttgagctattattttgagaaaaatcttgtttgagatattttgaatattcttattgaaacactttgaaactgtggtgattgatttactttgattatttgtttcaaagtttgcttggaaaATCTTgactgtatatttacattagattgagtgtttagcacatattATTAAtcattgagcatatttactatcatttgtgcttgcattattatctgGACTATATCGTGGTATATTTATGCTTgctaagaagcatatttccatgtacgcaaaatttgtattgaacatttattgtattctaggtgtgggtctgaagagggagactaaccttgttgaatagtcccgaattggcttaaactcgattaggaaagttaggtgcccCATCCTTGTAAGGTGTAGTTATAGGTTAAGGTCAGtcccgttaattgacttggttgtatacGGCGCTGCTCTACccatgaagtgagcttatagtggaatccttgtgttggtgagccaaggtggggacgtaggcactttggcccaaccttgataacatattgtgtgtgcaatttactttttcgtaatttatttaccgcacgtgtatgatttattatgaatgattggatttataattgcatagacagaccctaggttgcgttaTACTATTGTTAGACTGTTTGacctaggaaagaatttttaaatatctaattcaccccccttcttgggattgcaccaaagctaacaagtggtattagagctctGTTACTTAGACATAACAGTTAGttagtaaaaagatcatgatgactcatgttggtgcatccccttcatgtgagggaaggttagttatGAACCCTCCAGTGTTTTGCAATGAAAGTTTCGTCTtatgaaaatttagaatgactatatttgttaaagTCTTGAATTGGAGGTTCTGGAAAGTCATTGCCCAGGGAGATAGTATACCTATGaaagttgttgaccttattggtcatgcccggttttgattatgacaaatactcattgtatctaatgagtgtttgaaattttgtgcaggaactaagactgttaagatcaagatgtgcacaaagcaagcaaagcctgaagacctaattactttatgttgtaatatataattcatttgtgtaattggtctataatattaattagggctacttggtttgtaataagctcacacacatcacatgtatgatttactacgtaagctcaaaacaaaccatgaatgagaagggaccttagaaagaccttagggtattctcttaacaccggactttttcggtgtcttcaaattggcccccaagtgaccttaggacacacacatttacacatatatttgttaggcacttgaatgggcttgtttgtttcgatacgggaccgaaatgcacacatggtgcactttcggttgaccagccaagtaccgaaacctccctggtcaaaagtttgaccatctgatcgaccaaccaaggtagttcaaaaggccctggtcgaccaaaacctccctaggtcaaagtttgaccatttggtcgactgaaccaagtTGTTCACAGATACCTGATTGACCGAAACTCttcttggtcaacatttgaccacttggtcgaccgaaccaggtagttcaaaaggccctggtcaatCGAAACCCCTtggggtcaaaattttgaccatctggtcgaccaacccttttagtactccaactacctggtcgactggagggtcctcgggagaatttccaacgatctggtcgaccgaacaagccagttcaaaatagcctggtcaaccgaacctcggaaaattgagaaatctccctctcctggttgaccgagccttcagttcaaaagtcccctgatcgaccgaagcatatgagacttggtcgaccggacctcttgggttgccctgatttttttaccgcagttaatattttttaaacaggattaaaatgctttaaatatcattaaactttcctaataatacccaataggtccccaatggtcatattttctcccatgcctatatacatgagatcatttgagaaaattaggaagCATTAACCActtttgattagggaagaattctatgaaaaataaaaaccctatactactcatatctaagccccaaacactcatacttaccttctttgATTGCTCAAACtctttgtaagtggattgagtgtgtgtttggaagGGTTTGCTCTTATTGTTTTATgtaagattgattttatttttacgaGAGTTAAACcctagtattcttaggggactttgttgatatgtctctcctaagaagactttgatttgATCTTCcgagcttgcaccttcattgcaagattttgagaagattgtatttgtttttggttgcaaaaacttttcaaacacttccaaatatctattgtgcttttatcttaaaaaacatttgaagagatatttgtttgtgtaataaaatctttgttgcaatattcatcaactcacatatcatttgctgaatacaaagattgaatatcttttgcaaaccgaatatatatatatatatatatatatatatatatatatattattggagcatcatatgattgaggaaacctgctcattgaaatatacatattgtctacctagtatctttgtgtgaactattatattgaacatatcttgtgatacaaagattgtttgtttgacactctcacgtacgcattacactgatagaaaatacttttgagagttgcaccatctagaccacattgagcttacatattgaatcatatttgtggtgtatgttattgcgcgtatctgggtacacatctgctttacttgaaagcatactcattgtaccatttgattgtattttaaatactgttgtatttccaggcacgggcctgaagagggaggctagccctagaatagtcccggattggcttagattcggttaggaaagctaggtgtgtcgtcctattaaggcatgtaggttgaagtcagccccgctaattaacctggttaaggttgaggtcagccttgtgttaatttgacctggttgatAACGGTGTCGctctacccttaagtgagctattagtggaatcctttggcttgtgagctagaggtggggaacgtaggcacagttggccgaaccccgataacatatcgtgtgtttgtttatattcatgcagtttatatttaccgcacatgtatcttatgggtgaatgatgtgcatgacttaatttccacgttatacttatctacgcatttggaaattgtatagattgaccctaggttgtgtatttaccgttgttggataaattaacctaggtgaaaaagttttaaattccaattcaccccccctcttgggaatacaccaattctaacaaaagtaattgattgtgttgatgttcctaaatctgaatttgaactaaatgataatgttagctttaccgtgatcccaagaaggggggtgagttggtacttttaaaattaatgccctaggtgagtatcctaacaACATTATATTcataaccctatggtcaatctagtgcaagtaaagtaaatcaattataatatataccaaaaattaaatgacacaatttaattaattacGCATGCACtggaaagcagtaaaggaaagtgaCACGTAGAAATGTTCTCGAGGTTTGGCAAATTACCTATGTCtccgccttgactaacaagcacaaagattaccactacaCTTGCTCACTTAATTGGGTGGAGCCACCTAAACAAACTAGgccaattagtacagggctgacctcaacctttacaaccaatccttactagacaggattactgccccctcaagccacTCCTGGAATCActtagtatgttcacaataatgaaattggtacagtgactatacttttatgtaaagcagatgtgtacccaatataagcaatcacatacaccaccaaatgatataatgaagtaagctcaatgtggtcttagatatctactctcaaatatttatacaatcgatgtaatcagtgcgtgagagtacAAATAATGTAAtttttgtatcacacaatatgtACAATcaaaatgctcaaacaaagatattaacaacacttcagatatctcaacaaatgatatttctcaatatataagcctcaagagatgtacaaattttatttgcaaaaatgagtttgatctttgtgttcaaaaataatatcactcgaggaatattgcaacaaagatctttaacaCATAAACaaatctcttcaaagatttctcaaagtgaaacacactagatatttgaaaatgatttgaaaatatttttagcaaccaaaatcaaataagaaccTCTTAATATATTGCAATGATTGTGCAAAAGCTCaaacgaagtcttcttaggaaagacttattgtaAAAGTCTCCTAAGAGAACttaaggtcttgctctcaaataaaattatttcaatcaatcacaaaactgagagagcaaacctatagaacaagaacattcaattcacacttacaaatgaatttttggcaatatggcaaggtaagaatgagtgtaggaagCTTAGAAGTGAGTAATAGAAATTTTggaattgagagaaaattcactaatcaagtttgctaatcttgtgctaattattccaaatgaaggggtatatatagacttccctttgattattcatttaacCAAatttatatgtgtatgtgtgagtgtcctagggtcatttctaggtcttttttagtttgagcttacctatcctACCATGCAGATGATGCATATGGTTATTACAAtccaagccctatttactattacagacccttaaagaataatgaaattaaatgCAACATAAACTGGGTCTTCAACTACAATTCCTTGTGCCATCATATTGATCTTCCAATCaatatacctgcacataacctcaaaagcccatcaaatacaacaggtatttgtcattatcaaaatcgggcgtgacctataaggtcaacattctcctttttttttttttatgatgacaaatacatcatacaaaaaatatgggtatagccatagatggctccccctaacaatatgcatttaGTGCAGCCTaatttcaacccaattttttgccttcttcatctccccctttttgcaaCAGCAAAAATAGCCATAAAGAAATACAGTTCTAGTTAATgggtaaaaatcatttttatacacaataagtttggaaagttttcgaaaaattttggcaacatgccgtttgaaaataggactttccaaaacaaatcccgTATAAAAAATAACCTATTTGGAGTTTATGAGACCTAACAATTTattcacaactactcaaatagttccagtatgatctatgcaataaaacataaagtccatcatcatcatgcagtagatatgagaaatGTGCATTACAAACAATAACCAATTTTTATAAAGTCTAAGCTAATTTAAGATATCAACAAtcatattagttgttagacttgtaaaatttatttgaacgctccccctaaatttatgcaaattatgaaatatctaagaagcatctctactgtgcattagccctaattcacgtctaatttgtatgaacctatcttcgggaagtggtttagtgaagatgtCTGCCCACtgctcattggtgcatacaaactcaagagcaaCATCccttttctgcacatgatcacgaaggaagtgatgtctaatctcaatgtgtttagtttgtgaatgtgagatagaatttttagagatgttgattgcactagtattatcacatttaattggtattgtatcatagtgcaatccaaaatccatgagttgttgttttatataaagagtttgagcacaacaattaCCAGCCACAATGTATTCTACTtcgactgtggataaggcaactgagtttcgtttcttggagaaccaagaaacgagagattgtcctaaatagtgacaagggccgctagtactctttctatcaaccttactacagGCAAAGTTAGCATTAGTATagctcacaatctcaaaggtagtatgcttagggtatcataagcctaactctataatTCCACTTAGATACCTAAGGATCCTTTTAacagctaatagatgagattccttaggagcagcctgaaacctagcacacacacacacacatattaaacataatatcaggcctgctagcagtgagatatagaagactctcaatcatgtcacgatacaattttacgtcaacaagGATCCCTCGTTCATCTTTGTCAAGtctaatggaagaactcataggggtaccaagaatcttacaatcttccatattaaatttctttagcaagtccctgacatatttagattggcatatgaaagttccatattcagtttgtttaatttgcatccctataaagaaactaagttcacccatcatgctcatttcaaattcactttgcatgcatttagaAAACTTATTATACAACTTATCATTAGTTGCTTCATCCACAttaatttgaacaaggagcatatcatcatttttggattttatgaagagtgtagtgtcaatcttgccacgggtaaacccattttctagtagaaaaccactaagcttctcataccaagctctaggagcttgtttcaatccatacaatgccttagacaaccggtaaacatgatctggatacttatgattttcaaaaccgggtgattgttctacatatacctcgtTATTAATAAatccatttagaaaagcacttttaacatcaatttgaaacaatttaaaatttttagaagcAACATAAGCAGGTAgtatacgaatgacttctaacttagcaacatgagcatatgtttcattaaagtcaatcccttcctccTGATTATAATCTTGAGCAACTAGTTTAGCTTTATTTCTAGTTGCTACCCCAttatcatctttcttatttctatatactcatttggtt
The sequence above is a segment of the Malania oleifera isolate guangnan ecotype guangnan chromosome 8, ASM2987363v1, whole genome shotgun sequence genome. Coding sequences within it:
- the LOC131162901 gene encoding uncharacterized protein LOC131162901 gives rise to the protein MERSTSVRKPHTSTADLLTWPENPAFGSPAPGSSAPGALSAARSHQPSDGISKVVFGGQVTDEEAESLLKRKPCSGYKLKEMTGSGIFADEENGTLEVSGVTPTSSSKTGLRMYQQAVAGISHISFGAEESVSPKKPTTLPEVAKQRELSGTLESESEARIKKQFSDAKCKELSGHDIFAPPPEILPRPLPACSLHLNDSQELGEPAPRNVRTSVKVSNPAGGQSSIVSNEEAATKTAKKIYDKKFAELTGNDIFKGDVAPTSAEKPLSIAKLREMSGSNIFADGKAESRDYLGGVRKPPGGVSSIALV